TGTATTATATGGGGACGAACGGAGATAATGAATATATAGGCCTCGCTTATTCTGCGGACGGCAAAGAATGGAAGGGTTATAATGGCGGCACAGCGCCCGTATTATCTCCATCAACTGATGAATGGGACTTTACTTCTGTTGGGTATCCAACTGTGGTTAAAGAAAATGAAACCTGGATGATGTGGTTTGGCGGAGGGCCAAATACCAACCATGGAATTGGTTATGCCACATCAGCCGATGGGATAACATGGACAAAGAGCGCCACTAACCCGATTATGCATAAGGATGATGGGGTTTCTTGGAGAAATGATAGAACATATACGCCGATAGTAATAAAAGACGGAGATGTTTATAAAATGTGGTTTACTGGGAAAGATTCTTCCGGCAATTATGCCATAGGTTATGCCACGAATACCAACCCCAATGCTTATTCAACCATTCAGGCCGCGATTGATGCCGCTAGCGAGGGGGATACGATTAATGTCGCTGCGGGGACTTATACTCCTGATAATTTAGATTGGGATGGTTATGGGTTTTTAAGGATAAATAAGCCGTTAACATTAAAAGGGGCGGGAAGTTCAAACACAATAGTTGACGGGGAGCATTTGCATAGTGTAATTTCCGGTTATGATGGTAAGCATAGCACTTGCTTATGGATTGGGAATTCCGACGTAACATTGGAAGGTCTGACAATAAAGGGATGCGATTGGGGTATTAGAGCCAGCGATGCGCATTCCGGAGCGAATGAAATTTCCAGTTTGTTATTCAATGACGTAACGGTCACTGATAATTTTGGACATGGATTTGTTTTTGAGAATTATAATGACGTTTCTTTCAGCGGGGTTGACTTTATAGACTCTAATGCAAACGAAAACGGAGACAGGGGAATTTATATCTCTCCTTCATCAAACGCAGAAGATTTTACATTAATAAACACAAATGCCAATGGCAATAAAAAAGCAGGGTTTAATTGCCAAGGAACCCTAGACGGACTGATGATTACCGGGGGGACATTTAATGATAATACTGGTGGTTTAAATTATGAAGGAAAAGGTCCTTATTTTGGTGCTGGAATTGAATTGAGCGGAGTTAGTAATGCCACAATAGATGACATTGAAATAAATGAAAATGGGTTATTGGGCCCTCCGGATATTAAAGAAGGTCCTCCCGGAGATGAAGAAATTTCCGGCGGAGCGGGAATTATAATAAAGGGAAACTCTGATAATATTGAAATAAAAAATTCAGCATTAGAGGGCAATGCAAATGGAATTTTGATTGAATATTGGGAAAAATGGTCCACCCCCGAACCAACCAATATTGTCGCGAATTATAACAAAATACAAGGTAGTGTTTATTATGATGTTTTGAATTGGGGGCCAAATCAGACTGTTAACGCGGAAAAGAACTGGTGGGGGACTAACGTAAAAAGCGAAATAGAAGCGTTGATTAGCGGAGATGTTGATTATAGATTTTGGTATATGGACGAGGACATGATAGAAATCAATTATCCTCCGGTTCATAACGCAACCCAGGATACTTATTATCTTGCAATTCAAGACGCGATTGATGCGGCGAATGATGGGGATACGATTGTTGTCGCAGCTGGGACTTATGCTGTAGATAGCTCAATTAACGTAAATAAAAGCGTAACAATAACCACGGATGCGTCCGCGACTATTGTCGGTCAAAATAGCGATACAGTTCCAGTATTAAGAATAACCGCTAATAATATTACTATTGAAAATTTAGAGATTACTCTCACGCCCGACGCTATTAGTGCTTATAGTAAACAATATAATGGCCTTATTCACGTTGGAGAGAATAAAGTGATCGAAAATTTAACGGGTATTAAAATCTTGAACAATAAGATATTTACTCCAAGCCAAGGCGACAGAAACACCATGTCTGAGTGGGGCGCATTTGGAATTAAATTTGAAAGGGGTTGTATGGCCACTATTACAGGTAATACTATTTATAATACCAGACAAGGTATTTCCGGGAGTTATGGCTCCAGTCTAGATGTTAAAAATAACACAATTTACAATACCAAGGGTGGTATCTGTATTTATACAAATTTTGGAGATATTGAGAACCATAATATTGTTGACAATTTATGGGATGCCCCAATTTCAGATTTAAGCCATAGTGAATGGGATATTGTATGGCATTCTGGGGGATCATTTGTTGATGTGGAAAATTGGGAAGAGCATTATCAAACATATGTTTTAAATCTTTCTGGAGACAACAGTAATGCTTATGTTGTTGATTGGCGACAAGCCAGTACAGGTAAAGCAACACAGAATAACCGAAGTCATGTTTTTGTTTACGACGGTGATGTTAACGGTGAGGGTGGTGTTACAACACCGATGAATAACATTATGGGAGCAATTACGGGTGTAACACCAGGTGGCAAGGTCTTTATTTCGGCTGGGACATATGGAATTGCTGAAATGGGTGGCCCTGCGTATGAACCTGTTAGTATTAATAAACCATTGACATTGCAGGGCGCGGGTAGCGCAGATACGATTTTAGATGCCGGCAATCCCGACCCTCATTGTGATGTGATTTGGATACGATCTTCTGATGTAACCGTGAAAGGGCTTACGGTTACTAACGGTGATTTTGGCGTCCGGATAAATGGCGGGACAGAGGCATTGGACAATATTACCTTTATTGATGTGAAAGCTTTGGATAATAACGGCAGCGGTTTCGTCTTTGAAGGCCCTGAAGTTAGTAATGTTACTTTCACAAATTGCCGAGCGGAAGATAATGGCAATAGAGGTATTTATTTTGTACCTGGTAAATCTTCAGAAAATATTACTTTAATAAATACCAGCGCAGATAACAACCAGGTAATGGGCTTCAATAACCAGGGAACAATGACAAATCTAAAAATTGAAGGCGGAACCTTTAATAATAATGCCGGAGGAAGTCCGAGAAACACAACCGAAGGGCCTTATTATGGATTCGGGGTTAGCGTGGAAAACACAACTGGCGTAAATATTCAGGGAATAACAGCCAAAAGCAATGGCACGGAAGGGCCTGCCGAAGGCGGAGCGGGGATTGTGATTAAGGGTGATAGTTCCGATGTTAATATCAACAGCGTAGTATTAACTGGAAATAAGATTGGATTGTGGCTTGAGCCAAAATGGGGTGAAAATCCCGCGCCCCAAGATACGACTATTAAAAATAGCAAGATACTTGATAATGTTGATTATGGAGTGAAAAATGATATTGAAGAGATTACCGTCGAGGCCACAAAGAACTGGTGGGGGGATCCGTCAGGTCCGGAACGAGAGACTCCAGGTAATTCAGGTATTTGGGTAGGCCAGGGAGATAGGGTTTCCAGTTTTGTTGATGTCATTCCTTGGTATGCCAATGTAGCCAAAACAGCTTTGTCTGACGCTACTTATAATGACGCTATCTATACCTCTGATACTTCCGGTCAGGCGGATTTGCCTGAAGACGTTACGGAAATTACGCTTGATGATGATACGGTTTTAGACGTTTCCGGAGGCATGGATACGGCTATAGGCAATAACATTGTTGTTGGCGGAACGACTCTGGCTTTGAATGCTTTTACCAGCGGTAATATTACCGCGCCGGTTGATTTAAGCGCTTCTCAGGATATCGGCGGGCAGCAAGTCAAGGTAGAAAAAGCGGTTAAATTAAAATCAGGCACAGCCGGACAGCCGATTACTATTTCCAATGTTGGTTTAGCTAACACCAAGGTTGATATTCCGGACGAAACAACGATTTTGGCTCCGAGCGGCTGGGACGGGAAAATAGAGCCGCCGAAAACCGGAACTAAAACCGGAACCGCGCCTTCGGGCTTTTCTGTCGGCAATACCGTGGTTGAAGTCGGGTCCGAGGCCGGGGTATTATTATTTGATAAGCCGGTGAAAATTACTTTGCCCGGAGTTACGGGCGAGGTGGCTTATCGGCCTTCCGGCTCAAACACTTGGCAAAAAATAACCGTTACTTGTGATAACGCCACTAACCCGACAAACATAAGTTTCCCGGGAGAATGTTATATAAAAGTTGGTTCTGATACCATAATTCATACCTATCACTTTACTTCCTTTGCTTCGTTAGCCGCGACTCCTCCGTCTGCTCCGACCACCGGCGGCGGCGGTATGCCGATTTGGTTCCTGCAACAACAGCAACCCGCGACTCCGGCTACCCCGGCGACTCCGGCTGCTCCAACCACTCCCGCGACTCCCGCGATTCCGGCTACCCCGGCGACTCCGGCCGTTCCGGCTCCGCAAGTTTTGGGAGAAAAAATATACGCTGACGGAACTTTGGTGCGGGGACGCGACAAAAAAATTTTTATCATTGTTGACGGCCAGAAGAAATATATTCCCAACCTGAAAGAGCTGGCCAAATACGCCGGACAAAAAATTTATGATGTGGCCAATTCGGTTTTGATCCAGTACCCGGAAGTTTTGGGAGAAAAAGTCATTGCCGACGGCGCCTTGATCAGGGGAGCGGACGCTAAAATTTATGCCATAAAGAACGGGAAGAAAGAGCATGTAAGGAGCTTGGAAGAATTGCGGAAAAATTATTTCGGGAAAAAGATTTATGATGTGAGCGACGAGACGCTGGCTAAGTATTAAAAGTTGAAATTGATATACAAACCCCGCCCTTCGCGAAGGGCGGGGTTTATTGTAGAAAAAATTTTGAATAAAAAATCGGCCGTTTGGATAGTTGCTCCAAACGGCCTAAGCCTACTGGTTTTCTTTTTTGCCCTTTTTTCTTTTTTTTCCGTCCTTATTGCGTCTTTTTTCCGGGTCATACCCCAAAAGCCCCTGTTTTTCAAGTTTTTTTTTGAGGGCTTTAAGGGCTTTATCAATATCGCCGTTCCTTACAAAAACGCTCGCGTTGACTTTCATTTTTTGCCTCCATCGGTGGAAATTGATATATTGAGATGGTTACAAAACTGCTCCTGCTGCGATTTGCCGTTTTCGGCCAATACTTCGTCAAACTGGCACAAAATGATTTTCGATGTAGCTCTGCTACACCTCAAATCATTTTGTTGGTTTTCCTCGTCTTGTCCAAAAACATCTAAATCTCGCAACGAAACAATTTTGTAAACATCTCATTTTAAAATAGCCAATTATTAGTATACTCTATTTATCAATTTTTAAAAGTTTTGTCAATTTTTTTTAAAATTTACCCCTTTTCCCTCGCCCCCTTAAAAATCCCCCTCGCCCCCTTTATCAAGGGGGAAACGTTTGCCCTTCGTTGTTTTGATAATGAAAATTAAAGTTTCACGTTATGCGTTTCACGTTCCACGTTATGCGTTCCGCGTATTGTTTGTTCCTTTTTTGGGGAAATGGTATTATAGAGTTGGAATTTATTTTTTTTAAAATAAAAAAATATGCCGGAATTGCCGGAAGTGGAAACAATTAAAAATGATTTGAAAAAAAGAATTTTGGGCAAGCTGATAATCGGGGTTGAAATAAGAGGTAAAAAAGCGGTAAAGAGCCGGCCCGTTGATTTTATTAAGATTTTGAAAGGCGGTTCTTTTTCCGGCTTGGATAGAATTGGAAAGCTATTAATTTTTGAACTGGCTGATAAGAAGAATTTTTTGTTGATTCATCTGAAAATGACCGGCCAGCTGATTTATTGCGGGGAAGGGGGAATTGTGGCCGGCGGCCATGAAACAGGGAGAGAAGGGGATGAAACAGGAGCGTTGCCGGGCAAACATACCCGTCTGATTTTTTCTTTCAAGGATAAGGCCGGATTATTTTTTAATGATCTGCGCAAATTCGGGTATGCTAAAATTGTCAATAAAAAAGAATTGGAAAAAATAAAAGGGGGATATGGCCCAGAACCTTTGGCAAAGAAGTTTACTTTAATGGCTCTTGAAAGGGTTCTGGAAGGCAAAAACGCGCCTATTAAGGCGATTTTACTTAATCAGGGCCTAATTGCCGGAATTGGCAATATTTACGCCGATGAAGCCCTTTTTGAGGCCGGAATCAAGCCTGACAGGCGGGCCGGAAGCCTGTCCGGGAAAGAAAAAGAAGCTCTTTTCAAAGCTATTAATAAAGTTATAAAAAAGGCCATAAAATACCGCGGCACCACTTTCAGCAATTATGTGGATCCGTCCGGCCGAAGGGGCGGTTTTATTAAACTGCTTAAGGTTTATCATCGGGAGGGGGAGAAGTGCAAAAGATGCGGGGGGTTGATAAAGAAGATAAAAACGGCCGGCAGAGGAACCAGGTTTTGCGAAAAATGCCAGAAATAAAGATTGGATGAATAAATTACAAATTCCTCGGCCTCGCCAATCCCGCCTTAGCGGGAGGGGCGGGCAAATTACCAAATTTTTTAAACTATTGTTTAGAGTTTTGAATTTTGGTAATTGGGATTTGTTTAGGATTTAGGATTTAGGATTTAGGGCTTAGGATTTTGGATTTAGGCGTTGTTTGACTTTTTCGGTATCTTATGGCTATAATTAGGTATAATTTAGTTATTTAGTTAATTGGTTACTTAGTTAATTAGTTTTTGATTTTTATATTTTAAAAATTACCCAACTGTCTAACTAAGGCAACAAATATTATGTCCCAAGACAACATGATAAAAATGGAATGCAAGGAATGCAAAAGAATAAATTATTTCTCCAAGAAGAACAAAAAGACCCTCAAAAACAGATTGGAACTGAAGAAATACTGCAAGCATTGCCAAAAACACACTTTGCACAAAGAAACTAAGTAAGAAAATTTTATGCTTAGAGCGATAAAAATCAGCCAGTTTGCCGCCTTGCTGGTTTTTGTTTTAATTTTATCCGGATGCGCTCCGGCAGATTTGGGAGACAAGTTAAAAGAATTTGATGAAAAGGTCGGCCAGAAATTGGACCGGTTGCAGGAGGAACAACAGGAAGATTTATCCAATATTTTTGACAAAGGGAAGAAACCGCCGGAGGCGAAAGATCTGACCAGGGAGCAGAAAGAGGGAATTGACGGCTGGCTGGAGAAAAACAATCTGAACCGTTATGGCGATTCAACGGACATGATGTATGCCGGCGGCACGCCTCTTTTCAATGAAGCGACCGGGGAAAGCATTGACCGCTATGATTATATTTTAAAAAATCATCCAAATCTTCTGGATGAGTTGGGGAAATAGCGATTTATAATTATTAAACATTAATTATTATAATACTATTATGAACAAAAATGTCATATCCAAAATATTTTTAATCGCTTTGATTATTTTCGCGGTTATCGCCTGTTTTTTGGTGTTCAGGCCCTTTTTGGTGGAAATGCTGGCGGCTGCCATTTTGGTTTCAATTTTTTATACCCCCTATGAGTGGCTGGTCAAGAAATTTCGCGGCCGGAGAAATTTGGCTTCTTTGGCGATGTGCCTTTTGGTAATTTTGGTGGTGATTATTCCGGCTGTAAACCTGATTATTTATACGGCGCAGAGGTCGGTTTTGGCCTATTCGGAAACGGTTAATTTTTTGAATAAAACCAATCTGGACGGCGCCATAAAGAGCAATGTTTTGGAAAAAGCCAATTTGCTCGGCCTGGACGCGGATAACCTAAAAGTTTTTGTCGCCGACATTACCAAAAAATCCAGCAATTGGCTGGTGGACGGGGCGGCGACTTTGGTCAAAGGAACAACCAGTTTTATCATGTCCCTGATTATAATCGTCTTCACCATGTTTTTCTTTTTTGTGGACGGCGGCAAAATAATGGACAAAGTGATGTATTGGACGCCGCTTTCCAACAAATATGACCGGGAAATATTCAAGAAATTCCGCGATGTAAGCTATTCAACAATGATTTCAACTTTTTTGGTGGCGGTTGCCCAAGGCGCGATCGGCGCGATCGGATTTATGATTGTCGGCCTGCCTGCCTTTTTCGCCGGTTTGTTCATGGGCCTTTTCTCTCTTTTGCCTTATATCGGCGCCGGTTTTATTTGGTTTCCAACGGGAATTTATTTGCTTTTTGTCGGAAAAATTTGGCAGGGAATTTTCCTTCTGGTTTGGGGAGGTTTGGTGATAAGCCTAGTTGACAATCTTATTTGGGCTTATGTCATCAAGGGCAAAGCCAAAGTCCATCCGATTTTTGTCGTCTTATCAATTTTGGGCGGGATTTCCTTGTTCGGTTTTTGGGGAATATTTTTCGGGCCGCTGATAATCTCCGTGGCCATCACTATTTTTCATATTTACGAACTGGAATACGGGGAAGTGCTGGAGAAATAGTTAAGAGTCCATAAAGCCATAAAGTCTGCTAGCTGGTGGAATAATTAACAATTAGCAATTAACAATTTTTCTGTTAAATCTTAAATCTGAAATCTTAAATCTGAAATTAATCTGGGGGAATAGTTCAATGGTAGAACACGGGTCTCCAAAACCTGTGATGAGGGTTCGATTCCTTCTTCCCCTGCAAAAATGTTAAATCAGTGTCTCACCCGTCGCTCGCGAGGGGCGGGGTTCGACCGAAAAATAAATTTATCGGTTTTTTGTTACTTTTTTAAATTTTAACGTTATATTTAATATAAAAACAAACTAAGCAAAAAAATTATGAAAAAAAATTTAATCACAATTATTTCCACTGTTTTGGTCGCTTCGGCTTTAATCGTGGGAGGTTCTTACGCCCTTAAAAACGAAATTTTTTTCGGTGAATCGCCCGAAAAAAACGCGGCGAAATTTTATGAGCAATGGATCGCCTATGAAGGCAACCCGATGGTGGATAGGATATATTACCAAAATGACTTAATTACAGAAAATTTTTCCGCCAAAGTTGACGCTATAATAGAATCTTTTCTGACTGGTCAGGCCGGAGGTTATGACCCGGTTCTTTGCGCCCAGGATGTGCCCGCCGGCTTTGAACTGGGGAAAGCGCAGATTAACGGCGATACGGCCGAAATTTTTTTGACCGAATTTTTTTCCGGCGGAAACAAGACCATTTTGGTGGAAATGAAAAAGGAAAAAGGCGAATGGCTGATAAATAATGTCCAGTGCCAGGCCGGTTCGGCAGAGAATAATTTTAATGAAACCGGCAATCTGGTTTATAGGGATAATGCTTGGAAACTTGTTTATGAGAAGCCCGGAAAACCGGCTTTAACCGTTGATTTGGAATTTGGCTCCGATTGCGTTTGTTATCCGGGTGATGGCAGAGAAAATCCTTGCCGGCCAACTCTTTGGGAAGAAGGATACCGCGCCACCGTTAGCGGTAAGAGAGATGGCGATACAATTGAGACCGCATCATTATTTCTCCAAGTTCCTTCTCCTATTTTGCCCCCGGACAAAGCTTTTGGGGAGGGAGAATCGTTTTGTGTTGACAGGTGCGGAGATGGTATTTGCGACGAAGTGGTCTGTCTGGCCCAAGGTTGCCCTTGCCCCGAAACTTCGCAATCCTGCCCGGCAGATTGCCAGTAATCCGGGAGTTTTTTTCGTTTGATGCCAATAAAATTACAGCTTGCGGCGGCTGTGATTTTTTTGCGGGAGGTTTTTAATTTTTGCCAAGTTTGCTATAATAAACATATGAATCGGCCCAAAATTAAACTCTTGAAAAATTAAGATATTTTTTCCGGGGTTAGGATGTATGTTTTATGCGGTTTTTAAAAAAATGATTCTTAAAGCAATTACGAACAAGCAAAGAATCATAATCGGATTTATCAGAATTTCTTTGGTTTTGGCCATACTCGGCAGCATTTACGAGATTAATTGGATGTCCTTGTTTGTAAGTTCGCTGGTTCTTGTTTTGAGCTTTTCTCCTGAATTTTTTTTCCGGAGATACAATATTTTTCTGCCTAACTCTTTGCAGATATTTGCTATTGTTTTTATCTATGCCGGATTATTTTTGGGAGAAGTAAGGAGTTTTTACATAAAATTTTGGTGGTGGGATTCCTTGCTGCATTTATTGTCCGGATTGGCGCTCGGTTTCGCGGGGTTTTTGCTCGTTTATATTTTTAACAAGACCGGAAAATTCCGTTCAAGCCATATTTTGCTTGCGGTGTTTTCTTTTTGCTTCGCCCTGGCCCTGGGGGCTTTGTGGGAAATTTTTGAATTTTTCCTGGATCATTTTTTTCATCTTGATATGCAAAATGCCAGGGATTTATGCGATATCACTATGGACTATTGCGATTCCCGCCTTGGCGTGATAGATACTATGTATGATTTGGTTCTTGATTCGGCCGGGGCTTTGGGCGCTTCGGTTATTGGTTTTCTGTATTTAAAAAAGAAAACCCCCTCTTTTATCAAAGAAATAATAAGAGATTTTGAGAAAAAGAATAAGAGTTTGTTCATGATAGGTAAGAGAATTAAATAACGCTTATGTACGCCTTTTTGCTAACGGCAGTATTTTTTTTAATTTTTTCCCATTGGCTGGTTTATGATTTTTTCGCCCGCAATTTTTCCGTGGGAACCGGGCGGGGGAAAAATATTTTGCGTCTGGTTTTTTTTCTTTTGCCGGCCGGATTTATTTTTTCTTCCATTCTTGTCCGCTGGCAGGAAATTTTTTTAATCAAGGCTTTATACTTTATTTTCAGCTTGTGGCTGGGGGTGTTGGTTAATTTTTTGCTGGCTATCGGCGCGGCCTGGCTTATAATGGGAGCAATGGAAGCTTTGGGCAAAAAAACAAATCGCCTTGTTTTTGGCATAGCGGTTTTAGCGGTCGTTTTTCTTTATAGCGGTTACGGGGTGTTTAACGCCTTGACGCCGGCAATAAAAAAAATAACGGTTCCGATAAACGGCTTGTCGGCGGAATGGCGGGGGAAAACCATTGCCCATCTTTCCGATCTGCATTTGGGAGAAATTTTGGGAAATAGATTTTTAAAAAGGGTTGTGGAAAAAACCAACAGCCTGAATCCCGACATTATAGCGATCACCGGAGATTTATTTGACGGCCTGGACGGGAATTTGAATTCTTTTTCCGGGCTTTTGGGCGCTTTGAAAGCCCCCAAAGGCGTTTTTTATGTTATCGGCAACCATGAAATTTATTTGGGTTTAGAAGAGGCCCTGGGAGCGCTGGAAGAGACGGGGATAAGGGTTTTGGACGATGAGATGGCGGAAATAGGCGGTTTGCAGGTTATCGGAGTAAGTTATCCCGGCCTTAGCTTGGACAGATTTGAAAAAAACATAAAAAATAATTATGACCCGGAGAAACCGGCGATTTTGCTTTATCACGCGCCGGTTGATATTTTATCCGGCCAGGCGAATGGCGATAATCCCCGCAAAGACATTTATTTATCGCCCTATACGGATTTTAGCGCCGCCAAAAATTTTGGCATTGATTTGCAGTTGTCCGGCCACACGCACGCGGGCCAGATTTTTCCGTTCAACATTATTACAGGATTGATTTATGGCGGCCGTGATTACGGATTGCATCGGGACGGGGATTTTACTCTTTATGCCACCAGCGGCGCCGGCGCTTGGGGGCCGACGATGAGGACGGGGAGCCGGTCGGAAATCGTTTTGATTACTTTGGAATAATATTTTTCAATTATGGATTTTAATAAATTAAAGTTAACGCTGAAAAAAATGGGGGAGCCGGATTTCAGGTACAGGCAGATAAAAGACGCTTTTGCCAAGCAGTTTATTTTGGATTTTGAAAGCATTTCAACCATTTCTAAATCTTTGGCCGATAATCTGGCCGGAGAAGTCGCTCCCTTGTCTTTTCAGGCGGAAAAAATATTTGAATCAAAGGATGGCTTATCGTTTAAAGCTTTGTTGCGCCTGCCTGACGGTTTGGCCGCAGAAACGGTTTTGCTTTCGCCGCTTCCCGGGCGCTGGTCCGCCTGCGTTTCCAGCCAGGTCGGCTGCAAGCTCGCCTGCCGTTTCTGCGCTACGGGCAAGAGCGGATTCAAGCGCGACTTAACTTGCGAGGAAATTACCGATCAGGTTCTTTTTTGGAAGAATTTTTTTAAGACCCGAAAATTGGCCGGAAAGTTTTCCAGTATAGTTTTTATGGGCATGGGCGAGCCATTTTTAAACTGGCCCGAAGTAAAAAACGCTTTAAGGATTCTGACAGGGGAGGAATTTTTTAATTTCGCTTCAAGGGATATTTCCGTCTCCACTTCCGGGATAGTTGAAGGCATAAAAAATATGGCGCGGGAGTTTCCGCAGGTCAATCTAGCCGTTTCCCTTGTTTTTCCCAATGACAGGCAGCGCAGCCAATATATGCCGGTTAATCGGCGCTTTAACCTGAACCAGCTTAGAAAAGCCTTAATTTATTATTTCAGCAAAACAAACCGCAAGGTCTTCCTGGAATATATAATGTTTAAAAGCATAAACGACCAGTTGGCCCAGGCCGACGAGCTTATTGAATTTATCAGGTCGATTGAAGGCGGAGCAAAGCTCATCCATGTTAATTTGATCCGCTATAATGTTGCGGCGGGCGATTTGGCTCCGTCTGACGTTAAAACAGCCCAATGGTTCAAAAATTATCTTGCCAAGAAAAAAATCGGGGCAACTATCAGAAAAAGTTTGGGCGCGGAAATAAAAGGGGCTTGCGGGCAGCTGGCCGGCAAAAATTGATTAATTGCCCCGTATTGCAAAGAAATTAATAATTTATTTAATATTAGCAAAAATTTAACCTAATTTTTTAGTTAAAATCCGGCAATAGGGCGGTGGATAACGGCAAAACAAGACAATTACCTTGAAATTATTGGCGTTTTTCAATGTTTTCCTGTATAATGTAATTAGCTTGTGGATCAATTGTGGGTAATTGCCGGTAAATATATAAGTAAAATTAAGGATAAAAATTGTGAAAGTCCTTAGTTTACCTATATATTTACCTTTATCTAAAATTGATCTCCGCAAATTAATAAATTAATTTTTAAAAAACTTATGGCAAAAATGACAAAGTCACAAATGCTGGCTGCTTTGGCCGAAAAAACCGGCTTAAGCAAAAAGGATGTGGCTAATCTTATGGACACCTTGACCGAGATGGCCTACAAGGAAGTAAAGGGCGCGGGAGAGTTTGTTTTGCCGGGAATCGGCAAATTGGTAAAAGTGAACAGAAAAGCGAGAATGGGAAGAAACCCGGCTACTGGCGAAGAAATTCAGATTCCGGCCAAGACCGTGGTTAAATTCAGAGTATCCAAGTCTGCCAAGGATGCCGTCCTCTAAAAAGTTTAGAAGTTTCAAAAAAAATAGAGACGCGATTAGTCGCGTCTCTATTTTTTGATTTATATTCTTAGATTATCTCGTAGCTCCAGAGTAGGCGATAGCGCGGACAATATCCCAAGCCGAAGCGTTTTTCGGGCTGTAGCCGTAAATAGCTCTAAATATTCTGATAGCCGCTTTTTCGCTGTCTAAATTTCTGTTGGCCGGCCGCA
This genomic window from Patescibacteria group bacterium contains:
- the mutM gene encoding bifunctional DNA-formamidopyrimidine glycosylase/DNA-(apurinic or apyrimidinic site) lyase; its protein translation is MPELPEVETIKNDLKKRILGKLIIGVEIRGKKAVKSRPVDFIKILKGGSFSGLDRIGKLLIFELADKKNFLLIHLKMTGQLIYCGEGGIVAGGHETGREGDETGALPGKHTRLIFSFKDKAGLFFNDLRKFGYAKIVNKKELEKIKGGYGPEPLAKKFTLMALERVLEGKNAPIKAILLNQGLIAGIGNIYADEALFEAGIKPDRRAGSLSGKEKEALFKAINKVIKKAIKYRGTTFSNYVDPSGRRGGFIKLLKVYHREGEKCKRCGGLIKKIKTAGRGTRFCEKCQK
- the rpmG gene encoding 50S ribosomal protein L33, translated to MSQDNMIKMECKECKRINYFSKKNKKTLKNRLELKKYCKHCQKHTLHKETK
- a CDS encoding right-handed parallel beta-helix repeat-containing protein encodes the protein MWYTDIDDDEAYKTGYTVSNDGVNWSEGTIVSGLADKPAHALVEYINGGYKMWYWDSGSGAPGNIYGIDAIRYAESIDGIYWENDQPITQVDNTVIASSGWNSGSYGPGDLIHNSSGSEALDDSDIWNNKFVMYYMGTNGDNEYIGLAYSADGKEWKGYNGGTAPVLSPSTDEWDFTSVGYPTVVKENETWMMWFGGGPNTNHGIGYATSADGITWTKSATNPIMHKDDGVSWRNDRTYTPIVIKDGDVYKMWFTGKDSSGNYAIGYATNTNPNAYSTIQAAIDAASEGDTINVAAGTYTPDNLDWDGYGFLRINKPLTLKGAGSSNTIVDGEHLHSVISGYDGKHSTCLWIGNSDVTLEGLTIKGCDWGIRASDAHSGANEISSLLFNDVTVTDNFGHGFVFENYNDVSFSGVDFIDSNANENGDRGIYISPSSNAEDFTLINTNANGNKKAGFNCQGTLDGLMITGGTFNDNTGGLNYEGKGPYFGAGIELSGVSNATIDDIEINENGLLGPPDIKEGPPGDEEISGGAGIIIKGNSDNIEIKNSALEGNANGILIEYWEKWSTPEPTNIVANYNKIQGSVYYDVLNWGPNQTVNAEKNWWGTNVKSEIEALISGDVDYRFWYMDEDMIEINYPPVHNATQDTYYLAIQDAIDAANDGDTIVVAAGTYAVDSSINVNKSVTITTDASATIVGQNSDTVPVLRITANNITIENLEITLTPDAISAYSKQYNGLIHVGENKVIENLTGIKILNNKIFTPSQGDRNTMSEWGAFGIKFERGCMATITGNTIYNTRQGISGSYGSSLDVKNNTIYNTKGGICIYTNFGDIENHNIVDNLWDAPISDLSHSEWDIVWHSGGSFVDVENWEEHYQTYVLNLSGDNSNAYVVDWRQASTGKATQNNRSHVFVYDGDVNGEGGVTTPMNNIMGAITGVTPGGKVFISAGTYGIAEMGGPAYEPVSINKPLTLQGAGSADTILDAGNPDPHCDVIWIRSSDVTVKGLTVTNGDFGVRINGGTEALDNITFIDVKALDNNGSGFVFEGPEVSNVTFTNCRAEDNGNRGIYFVPGKSSENITLINTSADNNQVMGFNNQGTMTNLKIEGGTFNNNAGGSPRNTTEGPYYGFGVSVENTTGVNIQGITAKSNGTEGPAEGGAGIVIKGDSSDVNINSVVLTGNKIGLWLEPKWGENPAPQDTTIKNSKILDNVDYGVKNDIEEITVEATKNWWGDPSGPERETPGNSGIWVGQGDRVSSFVDVIPWYANVAKTALSDATYNDAIYTSDTSGQADLPEDVTEITLDDDTVLDVSGGMDTAIGNNIVVGGTTLALNAFTSGNITAPVDLSASQDIGGQQVKVEKAVKLKSGTAGQPITISNVGLANTKVDIPDETTILAPSGWDGKIEPPKTGTKTGTAPSGFSVGNTVVEVGSEAGVLLFDKPVKITLPGVTGEVAYRPSGSNTWQKITVTCDNATNPTNISFPGECYIKVGSDTIIHTYHFTSFASLAATPPSAPTTGGGGMPIWFLQQQQPATPATPATPAAPTTPATPAIPATPATPAVPAPQVLGEKIYADGTLVRGRDKKIFIIVDGQKKYIPNLKELAKYAGQKIYDVANSVLIQYPEVLGEKVIADGALIRGADAKIYAIKNGKKEHVRSLEELRKNYFGKKIYDVSDETLAKY
- a CDS encoding AI-2E family transporter, which produces MNKNVISKIFLIALIIFAVIACFLVFRPFLVEMLAAAILVSIFYTPYEWLVKKFRGRRNLASLAMCLLVILVVIIPAVNLIIYTAQRSVLAYSETVNFLNKTNLDGAIKSNVLEKANLLGLDADNLKVFVADITKKSSNWLVDGAATLVKGTTSFIMSLIIIVFTMFFFFVDGGKIMDKVMYWTPLSNKYDREIFKKFRDVSYSTMISTFLVAVAQGAIGAIGFMIVGLPAFFAGLFMGLFSLLPYIGAGFIWFPTGIYLLFVGKIWQGIFLLVWGGLVISLVDNLIWAYVIKGKAKVHPIFVVLSILGGISLFGFWGIFFGPLIISVAITIFHIYELEYGEVLEK